In Spirosoma sp. KUDC1026, the sequence TAACTTTGCCAGCCGTCCCAACTGATTGCTTGGGATAAGTACGGCGCTACCAGGACCAAACGTCTGGTTATGATCGGCGTAGGAAATCTCCAGCGTACCGGCATACACGTAAACCAGAGCGTGCTGATCCAGTACTACCTCCCGACTGTAATGCTTTTCCCGTTTGCAGGAAACAAAGATTCGGCCTTTCGTTGCTGCGCCGGACGGTACCATGGGTTGTTCGAATTAGCTGTCGGCAAAGTTATACCAATCCCAGGCGAATCAGGCTTTCGCCGGTGGCGAGCACCGCTTCTTCGTTCGAACGGGGCTGCCAGTTCAGCAGTCGCTGGGCTTTTTCGCTGCTGGCTCGTTTGACAAGGTCCAGATGCGGGATAATCAGCCTGACTTCTGGATTAAACCAACTGACGACACGAATCAGCCAGCTTGGGAGTTCGCGGGTTGGTACTTTGTCGGCCTGCTTCCCCAGGTTTGCCCGCAGGATTTTTGCGATATCCAGTACCGAGATCGACTCGCCCGCAACGGCGATGAATCGCTCACCCCTGGCTTTGGGCGATATCATCGCTTTCAGATGCAGATCGGCCACGTCCCGGACATCCACATAGCCAAAGCTGAGTTTAGGACAGCCCGCCAGTTCGCCCTTCAGCATCTGATGAATCGTTTTGATCGAGTGCGAATAGTCGGAGGAGAGTACTGGCCCCAGCACACCCGTTGGGTTTACCACAGATAGTTCCAGACCCTTGCCTTCCCCGTTTACGTATTCCCAAGCGGCCTTTTCCGACAGGGTCTTGGATTTCTGATAGGCTGGTAAAGGCTGGGTCAGATCCGACCAGTCTTCTTCCGTATAAGGCTGCTGCTTGTTGATGCCGTAACTGATTGCTCCGAAAGCAGAGGTGAGGACCACTCGTTTTACCCCGGCATCCCTGGCGGCCCCTAATACAAACAGGACACCGTTGACCGCCGGGATGATAAATTCGTCTTCGTGCTTTGCTGCCGGGTTAGGTGTGGGCGAGGCCGGATGAATGACGTACGTACATCCCTCAACTGCTTCCCGCCAGCCCGTTTTACTGGACAGATCGGCCTGCACAAAGGTGAGCTTAGAAAAATCGCGAATGCCACCAGTCGTCAGCATCTGCTTTACCTCCACTTCCCGGCTAAGCGATCGGAGAGACGCTTTTACGGCATAGCCATTATTCAACAGAGCAATGATGCAATGAGTAGCAATAAAACCTGAGCCGCCAGTTACCAGTACTGTTGGTTGCGTGCTTGATGTGTCCATTATTTTTTTAGGACAAAAGTAGCCGACTCCGGTACGGCGGACTTTGTTGTCCCGTCGTTTATACTTTGCTAAAACGGCACAGACAAGCCGACTGGTAACCTGCCGTAAAAGCAAGTATGTGTCGTCAGCGCACCGGTAAAATGAGAATAAACTCGGTTCCCTGCCCCGGCTGACTCTCAACGAGCAAAGCCCCGCCATGCCCTTTGGTAACGATGTCGTAGCTCAGCGAAAGACCGAGACCGATTCCGTCGCCGGTGGGTTTGGTAGTGAAGAACGGCTGGAACACTTTAGCTTTTACGCTGTCGTCCATGCCGATGCCGTTGTCCGTTACGCGAACTTCTATCTGGCTACCAACGGCTCTGGTACTGACAATAACCCGCGGCTGGTAGGACGCCAGCGATGTTTTCTGCTTTTCGTGAACGGCGTAGAAGGCATTCATATACAGGTTTAGTAGCACCCGCCCAATTTCCTGCGGGACTATTGCTACCGTGGTGACATCAGCACTGAAATCCGTTACCAATTCACAGCTGAATAGTTGTTCCTTTACCGGAACGCCGGACTGCGGACCGCCGGACCGAGAACTGCCGGGTCGCCGAATCCCGTTGTAGGCCAGACGCAGGTATTCGTCGCATAAGTCGTTAAGGTTGGTGGCCGTGCGCTCTCCGGAGCCGGAGTGGGCGTGGTCGAGCATATTCCGGACAATACGGCTGGCCCGGTGACCATGGCGTGTAATCTTCTCCAGGTTAACTTTCAGATCGTCCAGCAGTTCCTGTTCCAGAACCATGTCGCGGTCGGGTTTCTGGCGCTCGTCGGTGAGTTCAGTGACGAGTTCGGCGCTGACTTCCGAAAAGTTGTTGACGAAGTTCAGTGGATTTTGAATCTCGTGGGCAATGCCTGCCGTCAGCTCACCGAGCGAGGCTAGCTTCTCCTGCTGAATAAGCTGGGCCTGGGTCGCTTTCAGTTCATCGAGAGACGTAAGCAGTTGAGCCGTTCGTTCGTTTACCTGTTGCTCCAGTCGCTCGTTCTGGGTGGCCATGATCCGATTGCGCTCGATCTCCCGTTCTTTTTCCAGCTGCTCCTTTTCGATGGCCTGCTGAGCGACCCGCTTGCGGGCCAGATTGTAGCGATTGGCGAGGGTGATTGAAAAGAAAATAATCAGCCAGGCAAAACAGAAACTCTCGATGTATTCGGATTTGACAGGGATTGGTTCAGGCAAATCATACGAAAAGTAGGTCCACAACAAACGTCCGACCAACGTTTTCATCCAGTACAGAAACAGCGGTCCCGTGGCCAGCAGGGCAAACCGGGCATCGGTGGAGCCCCGCCTGATTATGCTCACGGTCATGACAATGCAGAGCAGGAAGACAATCCGTATCAGAATCTCGGTAAGGATCGACAATTCCAAAAGCGGTAGCGGCAGGAAACTTGGCGCCAAGAACTGGAAGACATTAACCAATGCCGTTAGCGCTAGAAAGAGGGTGGTTGCTTTGTTGAGCCGAGAAAGTGCCGCTACCGGTTGGATGAACTTGCGGATCGCCTGAATGAAAAAGATGAAAAACGTAATGAAAAAGAAGCTCCCGATCAGGTCGAAGAGATAGGGGTGTTCTTCAAAAAAGACGAGCCGGATCCGGTACTGGTTTCGGTCCAGCATAAAGAAAAACAGCGAGATGCTGAAATACAGGTAAACGCTGTCCCAAATGGAAAAGAATACAAACAGGTTGTAGCAGACCGCCAGGAACAGCCCCCCGATTATAATACCATCGAAAAAATAATCTTCCAGACCCCGATCAATCCGGACGTACGTGAAAGCGGCTCTAATTCGGTCACTTTCGGATTGGAACTGAGGAGAAATATACATTAAAGGAGCCTGCCAGAACGTGTTTTCGGCCCGCTCGTAAAGAATGGTTTGCTGGCCGGGTAACAGACGGAAAAGCAGTCGGCTCCGTTCTTTATTGCCGTTACGGTTCGGTAGCTGACTATGAGGAACCAGCAACCCCGTTCGCCCGTGACGCCACGACCGGCTGGAGTCCTGCCAGTACAAATCCAGGTAGGTGCTGGAAAAATCGCAGAAATACAGATCAAGTGGGTAAGGCAGCGTATTTTTAACC encodes:
- a CDS encoding SDR family oxidoreductase, translating into MDTSSTQPTVLVTGGSGFIATHCIIALLNNGYAVKASLRSLSREVEVKQMLTTGGIRDFSKLTFVQADLSSKTGWREAVEGCTYVIHPASPTPNPAAKHEDEFIIPAVNGVLFVLGAARDAGVKRVVLTSAFGAISYGINKQQPYTEEDWSDLTQPLPAYQKSKTLSEKAAWEYVNGEGKGLELSVVNPTGVLGPVLSSDYSHSIKTIHQMLKGELAGCPKLSFGYVDVRDVADLHLKAMISPKARGERFIAVAGESISVLDIAKILRANLGKQADKVPTRELPSWLIRVVSWFNPEVRLIIPHLDLVKRASSEKAQRLLNWQPRSNEEAVLATGESLIRLGLV
- a CDS encoding ATP-binding protein; this translates as MTKFYCLLFLYVGLLTEGVAQRGWPAVYTIKADTGLVRPDTSYFQVLDDASGTLTFDQVRHSSGFRASSFYSPARKAHVCWIRMRVKNTLPYPLDLYFCDFSSTYLDLYWQDSSRSWRHGRTGLLVPHSQLPNRNGNKERSRLLFRLLPGQQTILYERAENTFWQAPLMYISPQFQSESDRIRAAFTYVRIDRGLEDYFFDGIIIGGLFLAVCYNLFVFFSIWDSVYLYFSISLFFFMLDRNQYRIRLVFFEEHPYLFDLIGSFFFITFFIFFIQAIRKFIQPVAALSRLNKATTLFLALTALVNVFQFLAPSFLPLPLLELSILTEILIRIVFLLCIVMTVSIIRRGSTDARFALLATGPLFLYWMKTLVGRLLWTYFSYDLPEPIPVKSEYIESFCFAWLIIFFSITLANRYNLARKRVAQQAIEKEQLEKEREIERNRIMATQNERLEQQVNERTAQLLTSLDELKATQAQLIQQEKLASLGELTAGIAHEIQNPLNFVNNFSEVSAELVTELTDERQKPDRDMVLEQELLDDLKVNLEKITRHGHRASRIVRNMLDHAHSGSGERTATNLNDLCDEYLRLAYNGIRRPGSSRSGGPQSGVPVKEQLFSCELVTDFSADVTTVAIVPQEIGRVLLNLYMNAFYAVHEKQKTSLASYQPRVIVSTRAVGSQIEVRVTDNGIGMDDSVKAKVFQPFFTTKPTGDGIGLGLSLSYDIVTKGHGGALLVESQPGQGTEFILILPVR